In Malania oleifera isolate guangnan ecotype guangnan chromosome 8, ASM2987363v1, whole genome shotgun sequence, a single window of DNA contains:
- the LOC131162562 gene encoding agamous-like MADS-box protein MADS9, whose protein sequence is MGRGKIEIKRIENSSNRQVTYSKRRNGIMKKAREITVLCDAQVSLVIFASSGKMHEYRSPSTTLIDILDRYQRQSGKRLWDARHQSLSNELDRIKKENDRMQIELRHLKGEDITSLNHKDLDDIEKALENGLTNIRAKQMELYNIAKKHEKTVEDENKELLIDFVPVALSNKSYSVSLDFSSSILLGLVDPFHTNGLMGLREICQLPSLVLLDGLNLLIHCFSPFFFFVSLLKTNQHLREMTMDRNTRLMRELQIDSGYHQAAEDYNPYQMPFPHVLPFQPNLQERM, encoded by the exons atgggGAGAGGGAAGATAGAGATAAAGAGGATAGAGAACTCAAGCAACAGACAGGTGACCTACTCCAAGCGAAGGAATGGGATCATGAAGAAGGCTAGGGAGATCACTGTTCTGTGTGATGCTCAGGTTTCTCTTGTCATCTTCGCCAGCTCCGGCAAGATGCATGAGTACCGCAGCCCTTCTACCAC ATTGATTGATATATTGGATAGATATCAGAGGCAGTCTGGGAAGAGGCTGTGGGATGCTAGGCATCAG AGTCTCAGCAATGAACTTGACAGAATCAAGAAGGAGAATGACAGGATGCAGATTGAGCTTAG GCATCTGAAAGGGGAGGACATCACATCTTTGAACCACAAGGACCTTGATGATATAGAGAAAGCCCTCGAAAATGGCCTCACCAACATTCGTGCCAAACAG ATGGAATTGTACAACATTGCCAAGAAACAC GAGAAAACGGTGGAGGATGAGAACAAGGAACTTCTAATTGATTTCGTG CCTGTAGCCCTTAGCAACAAGTCTTACTCTGTATCTCTGGACTTCTCCTcaagcattcttcttggtcttgtagatccatttcacaccaatggtcTTATGGGCCTACGTGAGATTTGTcagctcccaagtcttgttcttcttgatggattgaatctccttatCCATtgcttttctccatttttcttctttgttagccTCCTCAAAACTAATCAG CATCTAAGGGAGATGACCATGGATCGAAATACAAGATTAATGAGAGAGTTGCAAATAGACAGTGGATATCATCAAGCAGCGGAGGACTACAATCCTTATCAGATGCCTTTTCCCCACGTGCTGCCCTTCCAACCAAATTTACAAGAAAGAATGTAG
- the LOC131161905 gene encoding agamous-like MADS-box protein MADS9, giving the protein MGRGKIEIKRIENLSNRQVTYSKRRNGIMKKAREITVLCDAQVSLVIFGSSGKMHEYCSPSTTLIDILDRYHKQCGKRLWDAKHESLNNELDRIKKENDSMQIELRHLKGEDITSLNHKDLDAIEKALENGLTYVRAKQGELYKITKKNGKMLEDENKELTYILHERKMAMDGNTRLMRNLQMDGAPGYHQAARDYHSHQMPFPRVQPFQPNLQERM; this is encoded by the exons atggggagAGGGAAGATAGAGATAAAGAGGATAGAGAACTTAAGCAACAGGCAGGTGACCTACTCCAAGCGAAGGAATGGGATCATGAAGAAGGCTAGGGAGATCACTGTTCTGTGTGATGCTCAGGTTTCACTTGTCATCTTCGGCAGCTCCGGCAAGATGCATGAGTACTGCAGCCCTTCTACCAC TTTAATTGATATATTGGATAGATATCACAAGCAGTGTGGGAAGAGGCTGTGGGATGCTAAGCATGAG AGTCTCAACAATGAGCTAGACAGAATCAAGAAGGAAAATGACAGCATGCAGATAGAGCTCAG GCATCTGAAGGGAGAGGATATCACATCTTTGAACCACAAAGACCTGGATGCTATAGAGAAAGCCCTCGAAAATGGCCTCACCTATGTTCGGGCCAAACAG GGGGAATTGTACAAGATTACCAAGAAAAAT GGAAAAATGCTGGAGGATGAGAATAAGGAACTCACCTACATCTTG CATGAGAGGAAGATGGCGATGGATGGGAATACGCGACTTATGAGAAATCTGCAAATGGACGGTGCTCCTGGATATCATCAAGCAGCGAGGGACTACCATTCCCATCAGATGCCTTTCCCTCGTGTGCAGCCATTCCAGCCAAATCTACAAGAAAGAATGTAG